In the genome of Coraliomargarita algicola, one region contains:
- a CDS encoding TatD family hydrolase, protein MQLYDAHCHPQASLHNPVVLNGTCPEDWAQILKLANQKSQIIPAIGLHPWQVNDAPDDWQASFLQQIAEAKAVGEIGLDQWIDGHQLERQQAAFCWQLQQAAQRNMPVSIHCLKASDPLLRILKTQSAPKRGIHLHAYSGSAEQVRSFTALGAYFSFHAGQLHPKAKKAPAAVRAVPSDRLLIESDAPDTIQNTVSYGEFLQHGYQRVAELRGLTVETLAEQVAANFARYFLDD, encoded by the coding sequence ATGCAACTCTACGACGCACATTGCCATCCACAGGCATCCCTCCACAATCCGGTCGTCCTCAATGGAACCTGTCCTGAAGATTGGGCACAAATACTGAAGCTCGCGAATCAAAAGTCACAAATTATTCCCGCAATTGGCCTACATCCGTGGCAAGTGAATGACGCCCCCGACGATTGGCAGGCAAGCTTTCTACAACAGATCGCCGAAGCCAAAGCGGTGGGCGAAATCGGCCTCGATCAATGGATCGACGGCCACCAGCTCGAACGGCAGCAAGCGGCCTTTTGCTGGCAATTGCAGCAAGCCGCACAACGTAATATGCCCGTTTCGATCCACTGTCTCAAAGCAAGCGATCCATTACTCCGCATATTGAAAACACAGTCAGCGCCGAAGCGCGGCATCCACCTTCATGCTTACAGTGGCTCGGCCGAGCAGGTGCGCTCATTTACTGCACTCGGCGCCTATTTCTCATTTCACGCAGGTCAACTTCATCCAAAAGCAAAGAAAGCGCCCGCAGCCGTTCGAGCGGTGCCCTCCGATCGACTCTTGATTGAAAGCGATGCACCCGACACAATCCAAAACACTGTCAGCTATGGCGAGTTTTTGCAACATGGCTATCAACGCGTCGCCGAGCTGCGCGGACTGACCGTGGAAACGCTCGCCGAGCAAGTCGCCGCGAATTTTGCCCGCTATTTTCTAGATGATTGA
- a CDS encoding alpha-L-fucosidase — translation MTSAPLETEPQTEYAQRLRWFHQARFGMFIHFGLYSLLERGEWVMFRERIPPEDYAPLADQFNPANWDAEKLAQTAVDAGMRYAVFTARHHDGYCLYDSAVTDFTSTKTAAQRDFVAEFVTAFRKAGLKVGIYYSLLDWRFPGYFEPQKYPESAAALVQQTHDQVRELLSNYGKIDMLWYDGGWISHGRRKEIPEAEFWRSVELNAMARELQPEIIINNRAGTQEDLDTPEQHVTASEAGRGWESCMTICHPAGWGYVRHTTDFKSVSELLQNLVKAAAGEGNFLLNVGPQPDGSLRSEETTRLQAMGDWLQRYGEGIYGSQRCDLPNDSLPGGGAGHWTRQGNTAYLFTSRWPGQELVVPLVGTKAKSATVLGTDLQLGIRYECNHRLVLTGLPEQPPHPDVSVIQIEFEDIPSTLLEDDTSAWLKRNA, via the coding sequence ATGACATCTGCACCATTAGAAACTGAACCCCAAACGGAATACGCACAAAGGCTGCGTTGGTTCCACCAAGCCCGCTTTGGAATGTTTATTCACTTCGGACTCTACTCGCTGCTGGAGCGTGGCGAGTGGGTCATGTTTCGTGAGCGCATTCCGCCTGAGGACTACGCACCCTTGGCCGATCAATTTAATCCGGCTAACTGGGATGCTGAAAAACTGGCACAAACCGCAGTGGATGCGGGCATGCGTTATGCCGTTTTTACGGCACGGCATCATGATGGCTACTGTCTATACGACAGTGCTGTGACCGATTTTACCTCCACCAAGACCGCGGCGCAGCGCGATTTCGTGGCCGAGTTTGTGACAGCCTTTCGTAAAGCCGGTCTTAAAGTCGGGATTTATTACTCATTACTGGATTGGAGATTTCCTGGTTATTTTGAACCTCAGAAGTATCCAGAGTCAGCCGCCGCATTGGTGCAACAAACACACGATCAAGTCCGGGAGTTGCTGAGCAATTATGGGAAAATAGACATGCTCTGGTATGATGGAGGATGGATCTCGCACGGGCGGAGGAAGGAGATACCTGAGGCTGAGTTTTGGCGTTCGGTGGAACTCAATGCCATGGCACGCGAGTTACAGCCAGAGATTATAATTAACAATCGTGCGGGCACTCAGGAGGATCTCGATACGCCCGAGCAACATGTCACTGCCTCCGAGGCAGGACGTGGTTGGGAGTCCTGCATGACAATTTGTCATCCCGCTGGCTGGGGTTATGTTCGGCATACGACTGATTTTAAGAGCGTTTCAGAATTGCTGCAAAATTTGGTTAAAGCTGCCGCGGGAGAAGGTAATTTTTTGCTGAATGTAGGACCGCAGCCTGACGGTTCCTTGCGCTCCGAAGAGACCACTCGCCTGCAAGCGATGGGAGATTGGTTGCAGCGCTATGGCGAGGGCATCTATGGCTCGCAGCGTTGTGATTTGCCCAATGACTCCTTGCCGGGAGGCGGGGCCGGGCATTGGACCCGCCAAGGGAATACTGCTTACCTCTTTACTTCGCGTTGGCCCGGCCAGGAATTGGTCGTGCCTCTCGTCGGCACGAAGGCGAAGTCGGCAACTGTACTGGGAACCGATCTTCAGCTTGGTATACGCTATGAATGCAATCATCGTCTCGTGTTGACTGGACTCCCAGAGCAACCCCCACATCCCGATGTTTCGGTGATACAGATCGAGTTTGAAGACATTCCCTCGACGCTGTTGGAGGACGACACGTCCGCATGGTTGAAGCGAAACGCATAA
- a CDS encoding LacI family DNA-binding transcriptional regulator, which yields MPQHKITQKSIAQKLGLTQAAVSLALRGDASIPEATRKKVSKMAKKLGYVPDPYLTGLSAYRHRNKPTPVKAALAWLSNDAAGESWKRSPAFVQYHTGALRRAQELGYHLEDHALQAQGVNMKNIERVLLARGVNGILLAPQPAPNMSIDFTFTKFSAVTFGYTLCSPQLHVVTLHQFRAMEKLLRKLTGFGYQRIGLALSSESDGRADYHWSAAFWRKQQHFPAKQQVPLHLPQQMEKEGFLKWYAQHRPEVVVTIHPEVYDWLHQDGIAIPEDLGFTLLTVPDDQRQFSGIWENPALIGAKAVDILVEMIHRGETGIPEVPIYHLIDGNWLDGETVKNKTRRVKPC from the coding sequence ATGCCACAGCATAAAATCACTCAGAAAAGCATCGCTCAAAAGCTGGGACTCACGCAGGCAGCGGTATCCCTAGCCCTAAGGGGCGATGCCAGCATACCGGAAGCGACCCGCAAGAAAGTCAGTAAGATGGCAAAAAAGCTGGGCTATGTGCCGGACCCTTATCTCACCGGACTGTCTGCCTATCGTCATCGTAACAAGCCCACTCCGGTCAAAGCCGCCTTGGCCTGGCTATCCAATGACGCGGCGGGTGAGTCTTGGAAACGATCCCCTGCCTTTGTCCAATACCATACGGGGGCACTTCGCCGCGCGCAGGAGCTCGGGTATCACTTGGAAGACCACGCACTTCAAGCCCAGGGAGTGAATATGAAAAACATCGAGCGCGTGCTACTGGCACGTGGTGTGAACGGCATTCTATTGGCCCCGCAGCCTGCGCCCAACATGTCGATCGACTTCACATTCACTAAATTTTCAGCAGTTACCTTTGGCTATACTTTGTGTTCACCACAGTTGCATGTGGTCACGCTCCATCAGTTTCGTGCGATGGAAAAACTATTACGAAAACTCACAGGATTCGGCTACCAGCGGATCGGCCTCGCTCTCTCTTCTGAAAGTGATGGACGGGCGGATTACCACTGGTCAGCGGCCTTCTGGAGGAAGCAACAACATTTCCCCGCTAAACAACAAGTGCCCCTGCACCTACCTCAGCAAATGGAGAAAGAAGGCTTTCTAAAATGGTATGCGCAGCACCGCCCCGAAGTCGTGGTGACCATTCATCCCGAGGTATACGATTGGCTACATCAAGACGGGATCGCCATCCCCGAGGATCTGGGGTTTACCCTCTTAACGGTTCCGGATGATCAACGACAATTCTCCGGAATCTGGGAAAACCCCGCACTCATCGGAGCTAAAGCCGTCGATATTCTGGTCGAGATGATACATCGCGGTGAAACTGGTATTCCTGAGGTGCCGATCTACCACCTGATCGATGGGAATTGGCTCGATGGAGAGACGGTAAAAAACAAAACCAGACGGGTGAAACCTTGCTAA
- a CDS encoding PEP-CTERM sorting domain-containing protein (PEP-CTERM proteins occur, often in large numbers, in the proteomes of bacteria that also encode an exosortase, a predicted intramembrane cysteine proteinase. The presence of a PEP-CTERM domain at a protein's C-terminus predicts cleavage within the sorting domain, followed by covalent anchoring to some some component of the (usually Gram-negative) cell surface. Many PEP-CTERM proteins exhibit an unusual sequence composition that includes large numbers of potential glycosylation sites. Expression of one such protein has been shown restore the ability of a bacterium to form floc, a type of biofilm.): MKIQHITTILAGISLFAALPSSASSIFFSFQSQEDGNGTATLDVTAFDGIASGTPTISPTGGAAGDGGEASFTAYDDSVWLGNGNFATPGHSLVYGVGSGFSLSLNFDATNLEDMTVRFAVRTAGSGAVTQLSDLTYDIGAGAVSTGLTGGFFPANGQFQELTFDLSSIAAIENQSDVTLTWLIPEVVSGTSFRIDNVQLSAVPEPSNYGLLMGGLVAGMLMQRRRRC, from the coding sequence ATGAAAATACAACATATTACTACCATCCTCGCTGGAATATCCCTATTTGCCGCACTTCCAAGCTCGGCATCTAGTATTTTTTTCTCCTTTCAATCGCAAGAAGATGGCAACGGTACTGCTACGTTAGATGTCACTGCATTTGACGGTATCGCTAGCGGAACTCCGACCATTTCTCCAACCGGAGGTGCCGCAGGTGACGGAGGCGAAGCGTCTTTCACCGCCTATGACGATTCGGTTTGGCTGGGCAACGGCAACTTTGCCACACCTGGTCACAGCTTGGTTTATGGCGTAGGTTCTGGCTTTTCATTAAGTCTGAATTTCGATGCCACCAACCTGGAGGATATGACTGTCCGCTTCGCCGTGCGCACTGCTGGCTCAGGTGCCGTCACTCAATTATCCGATCTGACCTACGATATTGGCGCAGGTGCCGTGAGCACTGGACTCACGGGAGGATTCTTCCCGGCAAACGGTCAATTCCAAGAATTGACGTTCGACTTGTCCAGTATCGCGGCGATCGAAAATCAAAGTGACGTCACCTTAACCTGGCTAATTCCAGAGGTTGTTAGTGGCACTTCTTTTCGTATTGATAATGTTCAACTGTCCGCCGTTCCAGAGCCATCGAACTATGGGCTCCTGATGGGGGGACTCGTTGCTGGTATGCTAATGCAAAGACGCCGTCGGTGCTAA
- a CDS encoding DUF983 domain-containing protein has translation MIDHTLAPLPKVSHSDIVRRGLRCQCPNCGQSKLFRSFLKIHHRCPYCGMTLERGDGYYLGPLCINYGIAVFGAVAPLLLAGFAGWIPFMPAMIAAGIAALLLPLLLYRISWSLWLMSYYFCLPDELHANRPEDSDELLFEEEHRNGMNVER, from the coding sequence ATGATTGATCACACACTCGCCCCTCTTCCCAAAGTCAGCCACAGCGACATCGTACGCCGCGGCCTGCGATGCCAGTGTCCCAACTGCGGACAATCCAAGCTCTTTCGCTCGTTTCTGAAAATCCATCACCGTTGCCCCTATTGCGGAATGACTTTAGAACGCGGTGATGGCTATTACCTAGGCCCGCTTTGTATCAATTACGGGATCGCAGTCTTCGGCGCAGTAGCGCCACTTTTACTTGCAGGCTTTGCAGGCTGGATACCTTTTATGCCAGCAATGATAGCAGCTGGCATCGCAGCACTACTGCTGCCGCTGCTACTCTACCGGATATCCTGGAGCCTGTGGCTAATGAGCTACTACTTCTGCTTACCGGACGAACTACACGCCAATCGCCCCGAAGACAGCGATGAACTACTATTCGAAGAAGAACATAGGAACGGAATGAACGTCGAACGTTGA
- a CDS encoding NUDIX domain-containing protein, protein MRHIRTAARALIILDQKVLAIKMRDRTGVFYILPGGGQRHGETLRQGLERECLEEIGTEVEVGELLYIREYIGKNHEFRKSHHAFHQVEHVFSCSLPNPAGIGPGTEHDKKQIGVEWIPLADLPQRRFLPEAIKPFFKDGGFKPNSNYLGDVN, encoded by the coding sequence ATGCGCCATATTCGAACAGCGGCACGAGCCCTCATCATTTTGGATCAAAAAGTCCTCGCCATCAAAATGCGCGACCGGACGGGTGTATTTTACATCCTACCGGGCGGAGGACAGCGCCATGGAGAGACCCTACGCCAAGGACTCGAGCGCGAGTGTCTGGAGGAGATTGGGACCGAAGTCGAAGTCGGCGAATTACTCTACATACGTGAGTATATCGGCAAAAATCACGAATTTCGCAAATCACACCACGCCTTTCACCAAGTTGAACACGTCTTTAGCTGTTCACTGCCCAACCCCGCCGGCATCGGGCCGGGCACCGAACATGATAAAAAGCAGATCGGCGTAGAATGGATCCCGCTCGCAGACTTGCCCCAGCGGCGTTTTCTGCCGGAAGCCATCAAACCATTTTTCAAAGACGGTGGCTTCAAGCCGAACAGCAACTACCTGGGAGATGTGAACTAA
- a CDS encoding diaminopimelate decarboxylase, which translates to MQKIQPRFLDYTSAHAVAQNFGTPVYVYDQKTLEANAAAVLAFPNAFGLTARYAMKASPNAAILKIFAQAGLHIDASSGHEVLRAMAAGIAAEKISLSAQELPEDLGELLDAGIKLNACSLAQLERFGQLKPGGEVGIRINPGAGSGGNNRTNVGGPSSSFGIWYEWIPQIKELLAKYSLTAVRIHTHIGSGSDPEVWLKVSKMNFEMVRQFPDVVTLNLGGGFKVGRMPDEKSTDLQVVGQPIKEKFEEFAAETGRQIRLEVEPGTFLVGNACALLSKVQDVVSTGEQGYDFIKLNTGMTELLRPSIYGAQHPISLLQSEEAASSKEYVVVGHCCESGDILTPAPGDPELLATRNLPVAQIGDYCVIDGSGAYASAMTPKHYNSYPEAAEVMLDQEGTAKLIRRRQKLEDIWANEV; encoded by the coding sequence GTGCAGAAAATACAGCCACGCTTTCTAGATTACACGAGCGCTCATGCAGTCGCCCAAAACTTCGGCACGCCCGTATATGTCTACGATCAAAAGACATTGGAGGCCAATGCAGCCGCTGTGCTTGCTTTTCCCAATGCCTTCGGTTTGACGGCTCGTTACGCGATGAAGGCTTCGCCGAATGCGGCGATCTTGAAGATTTTTGCCCAAGCGGGGCTGCATATTGATGCGTCGTCGGGGCATGAGGTACTCCGTGCGATGGCGGCGGGCATTGCCGCAGAGAAAATCAGTCTGAGTGCGCAAGAGTTGCCAGAGGATTTGGGCGAGCTCTTAGACGCAGGAATAAAGCTGAACGCGTGCTCGCTCGCTCAATTGGAACGTTTCGGTCAACTCAAGCCCGGTGGTGAAGTCGGTATTCGCATCAACCCCGGCGCTGGCTCGGGCGGTAATAATCGCACCAATGTGGGGGGGCCGTCTTCTAGCTTTGGTATTTGGTACGAGTGGATTCCTCAGATCAAAGAGCTATTGGCTAAATATTCGCTCACCGCGGTGCGCATCCACACCCATATTGGCTCGGGCAGCGATCCCGAGGTTTGGCTCAAGGTGTCGAAGATGAATTTTGAGATGGTGCGTCAATTTCCCGATGTGGTGACGCTCAATCTCGGAGGTGGCTTCAAAGTGGGGCGCATGCCGGATGAGAAGTCGACGGACTTGCAAGTGGTGGGGCAGCCGATCAAGGAAAAGTTTGAGGAGTTCGCCGCCGAGACCGGGCGTCAGATTCGCCTCGAAGTCGAGCCTGGCACCTTCTTGGTCGGGAATGCCTGTGCCTTACTGTCCAAGGTGCAAGATGTCGTCTCTACCGGCGAGCAGGGCTATGATTTTATCAAGCTCAACACTGGCATGACGGAATTGCTGCGTCCGTCTATTTACGGAGCGCAACACCCGATCAGTCTCTTGCAGAGTGAAGAAGCCGCCAGCTCTAAAGAATACGTGGTGGTGGGGCACTGCTGTGAATCCGGAGATATTTTGACACCTGCGCCGGGCGACCCGGAGCTTCTGGCCACCCGCAATTTACCCGTGGCTCAGATCGGTGACTACTGTGTGATCGATGGCTCGGGAGCCTATGCCTCGGCAATGACACCCAAGCACTACAATTCGTATCCCGAAGCTGCGGAAGTGATGCTCGATCAGGAGGGCACGGCAAAGTTAATCCGTCGCCGGCAGAAGTTAGAAGATATTTGGGCCAACGAAGTGTAG
- a CDS encoding SufE family protein produces MLNSPMTLEEKKNALVEEITLIPDAYERLGYIVDRGKKAEGLPEDLRIDSFKIEGCMSQLWVVPAYQDGLCNFQSESDSAIVKGIASLLCDFYSDAKPEEIVQTDADFLGDVGITQHLSPNRRNGLSRIVESIQRFAQSCLAES; encoded by the coding sequence ATGCTTAATTCTCCTATGACTTTAGAAGAAAAGAAGAACGCACTGGTCGAAGAGATCACACTTATTCCTGATGCCTATGAGCGCCTCGGCTACATCGTCGATCGCGGCAAAAAGGCTGAGGGGCTGCCCGAGGATCTACGGATCGACAGCTTTAAGATCGAAGGCTGCATGTCACAGCTTTGGGTCGTGCCGGCCTACCAGGATGGCCTTTGCAATTTCCAGTCCGAGTCCGACTCGGCCATCGTGAAAGGAATCGCCAGCCTACTGTGCGACTTTTATAGCGACGCCAAACCAGAGGAAATCGTTCAAACAGATGCCGACTTTTTGGGCGACGTCGGTATCACACAACACCTCTCCCCCAACCGCCGCAACGGTCTCAGCCGAATCGTGGAGTCCATTCAACGATTCGCGCAGTCCTGCCTGGCTGAATCGTAA
- a CDS encoding glycoside hydrolase family 2 protein: MSCLDGIWDFLFLGDVDLDACAPESLRDWTKTGVPSAFDATPDLAGKRGVAAYRRRLSIPAGHSAKLSFGAVSMRCRVFVDGVCLREHACGYAPFGLELEASDDSERELVLLVDNRFDFEHTPMHEPYFDFYQYGGILRSVMLQVFPDTKPSIDWVKVAPTERYRDGEVSLHIGLRGAVSDSMTLLIAWDHGNEQSYTGTIIDGEITLTARVPNPSLWSPESPLLHAVHVRIKDESHASGSQQARFGLRWIEAREGALWLNGEQLQLRGYNRHEWHPNFGPCTPPLQMLNDLQHLRDLGCNFIRGSHYPQDQRFLDLCDELGFLVWEENLGWGQRERTLTNETFRAQHLESLRAMVHASYNHPCVIIWGFLNEAGSDQPYARPIIEESAVELRQLDATRLVSFASMYALTDICFDLVDLIAINIYPGWYDCDDVEDPLALIAPYMQKCFDHFSSDAYADKPVIISEIGAEGLYGWHEPHHDFYTEAYQANYLRIACQEALEHPRSSGIALWHFSDARTYGTGRSIKRPRTFNNKGTLDEYRRPKLAYQAVRDVFNAYTS, encoded by the coding sequence ATGTCTTGTCTCGACGGCATCTGGGATTTTCTCTTTCTCGGCGATGTGGATCTGGATGCATGTGCGCCCGAGAGTCTTCGCGACTGGACGAAGACTGGAGTGCCGAGTGCCTTCGACGCGACGCCCGATCTCGCGGGTAAAAGAGGAGTGGCTGCCTATCGGCGAAGGCTATCGATCCCGGCAGGGCATTCGGCCAAGTTGAGCTTTGGCGCTGTTTCCATGCGATGCCGCGTGTTTGTGGACGGAGTTTGCTTGCGTGAACATGCCTGTGGCTATGCTCCCTTTGGACTTGAGCTTGAGGCGAGCGATGACAGCGAACGCGAACTAGTCCTATTAGTAGACAATCGTTTCGATTTCGAACACACGCCTATGCACGAGCCATACTTTGATTTTTATCAATACGGTGGTATTTTACGTTCTGTCATGCTCCAGGTTTTTCCTGATACGAAGCCTTCGATTGATTGGGTGAAAGTGGCACCGACTGAGCGCTACCGAGATGGCGAAGTCAGTTTACACATCGGGCTGCGAGGCGCTGTCTCTGACTCGATGACGCTCTTAATTGCATGGGATCATGGCAACGAACAGTCTTACACGGGAACGATCATTGATGGTGAAATCACGCTGACCGCGCGCGTGCCAAACCCCTCACTTTGGTCCCCGGAGAGCCCGTTACTACACGCCGTCCATGTGCGGATTAAAGACGAATCGCATGCTTCGGGAAGTCAGCAAGCTCGCTTTGGCTTGCGCTGGATTGAGGCCCGCGAGGGGGCGCTTTGGTTGAATGGTGAGCAGTTACAACTGCGTGGATACAATCGCCACGAGTGGCATCCAAATTTTGGCCCCTGCACGCCGCCCTTACAAATGCTCAATGATCTCCAGCATCTGCGGGATCTTGGCTGCAATTTTATTCGGGGGAGTCATTATCCACAAGATCAACGCTTTCTCGATCTATGCGATGAACTGGGCTTCCTTGTCTGGGAAGAGAACTTGGGCTGGGGCCAACGCGAGCGCACGCTGACTAATGAGACCTTTCGTGCCCAGCATCTGGAGTCGCTGCGCGCAATGGTGCATGCCAGCTATAATCATCCCTGTGTGATTATTTGGGGCTTTTTAAACGAGGCTGGCAGTGATCAGCCCTATGCTCGACCGATCATCGAGGAAAGTGCGGTCGAGCTCCGTCAGTTGGATGCCACGCGTTTGGTATCTTTCGCTAGTATGTATGCGCTGACAGATATTTGTTTCGATTTGGTCGACCTGATTGCTATCAACATTTATCCTGGCTGGTATGATTGTGACGATGTCGAAGACCCGCTCGCTTTGATTGCACCTTATATGCAAAAGTGCTTTGATCACTTCAGTAGTGATGCCTATGCCGACAAGCCTGTAATCATATCTGAGATCGGGGCTGAAGGCCTCTACGGCTGGCACGAACCGCATCACGATTTTTACACTGAAGCGTATCAGGCGAATTACTTACGCATCGCTTGTCAGGAAGCGCTCGAACACCCGCGCTCCAGCGGGATTGCACTCTGGCACTTCAGCGACGCACGCACCTATGGCACGGGACGATCGATCAAGCGTCCGCGCACATTTAATAACAAAGGCACTCTCGACGAATACCGCCGTCCGAAGTTGGCGTATCAAGCGGTAAGAGACGTTTTCAACGCATACACCTCATGA
- a CDS encoding alpha/beta hydrolase — MYYRLRLIASCLMMSLSLTAQTIELWPEGALNTEGMAEDDVPTLELTFPAEGTANGAAVVICPGGSYRHLVMGHEGRSIAQWFNSIGVTAAVLKYRIPAEGHPHPAPMEDVQRALQIMRSNSENWDLDPSKVGVLGCSAGGHLASTAATHFIDADPTTADPVARVSSRPDFLVLLYPVISMQRAITHSLSRQNLIGKNPSSEFVDLLSNELQVDSETPPTFIVAADNDTAVKAENSVRFYLALRQANVPAELHLYKEGGHGFGFRKQRTLPVHHWPDLLQDWLCAESILPSSQLD, encoded by the coding sequence ATGTATTACCGACTAAGATTGATTGCCAGCTGTTTGATGATGAGCCTTTCACTCACTGCCCAAACGATTGAACTGTGGCCCGAGGGCGCTCTGAATACAGAGGGGATGGCTGAGGACGATGTCCCGACATTGGAGCTGACTTTTCCCGCAGAGGGAACGGCCAATGGTGCGGCCGTCGTTATTTGCCCCGGGGGCAGTTATCGTCATTTGGTGATGGGGCATGAGGGGCGATCGATTGCACAATGGTTTAACTCGATTGGAGTCACCGCGGCTGTATTGAAATATAGAATCCCGGCAGAAGGGCATCCGCATCCTGCACCGATGGAGGATGTGCAGCGTGCCCTTCAGATCATGCGCTCAAACAGCGAGAATTGGGATTTGGATCCGTCAAAAGTAGGAGTGCTCGGTTGTTCGGCGGGTGGCCATCTCGCCTCGACGGCGGCCACCCATTTTATTGATGCGGATCCGACCACCGCAGATCCAGTGGCGCGTGTTTCCAGTCGCCCCGATTTCTTGGTGTTGCTGTATCCAGTTATTAGTATGCAGCGCGCTATTACCCATTCTTTGTCGCGCCAAAATTTGATCGGCAAAAATCCTTCTTCTGAGTTTGTCGATCTATTGTCGAACGAGCTTCAGGTGGATTCTGAAACACCGCCTACATTTATCGTTGCGGCCGACAATGATACCGCAGTCAAAGCCGAGAACAGTGTGCGGTTTTATTTGGCCTTACGTCAGGCGAATGTTCCTGCCGAATTACATCTATACAAAGAAGGCGGACATGGTTTCGGTTTCAGAAAACAACGAACGCTCCCGGTCCATCATTGGCCCGACTTGCTGCAAGATTGGTTGTGCGCCGAGTCAATTCTCCCTAGCTCACAACTGGACTAA